The genomic DNA GCGAAGGTAGTTTGGAGTTGTTTTCGATGTTTGTAttgatttgtttttattttttattttttgaatttgTTGCTGATGGAGATCTGAAAAGGTTATTGTTATGTTGTGATAATGTTGTTTTGTCTCTGAGTTTATTTTCATTGATTATGTCGAGTTTGTGGTGATTTTAAGACTGATAAGCTTAAGATTATTTTACAATTGTGTGTAATTTTTGCATTTCAGTTGAGTTTCAATAAGTTTATATTAATTGTGtgtaattttattttgatttaaaactGATAAGCTTAAGATTTTAGTTGTAATTGTGCTTGTTATATCGATTATGTCGAATTTTGAAGTTATATCAATTATGTTGAATTTTTACGTGATTTAAGACTCATCTGCTAAAGTTTAAGTCTATGATTTTGTTTGTTTAGATTTTTGGAGGTTAGTTTTGAAGTATATATTTGACTATGGGGAATTTGTGGTTGATTTAAGACTCATAAGCTTAAGGTTTAGGTTAAAATCGTCCATGTTCAGGGCTTTGGAGTTTATTTTCGAAGTTTAAACCGATTATGTATTTTAAATATGATTGTGTTTTTATGCAATAATTCTAGGGTACAAATTCAACAAACAGTTGAAGGTGAATACTGTTTTTAGTCTGAGTAAATGCTATAGATGTGAACTATAAACTGTATTTTTGTATTCGGTTATATGGCAGTGAAACTGTATATATTTGTGTAAAGTAACTCTTGTTTGTATTTTTTGTGAAtattgtctctctctctctctctcaacacacacacacaaacacatatatacatatttttaaatattacaAATTTTTAGTGAATTCGTTTTCAGTTTAGTGCAACTTATAATTAATTTACAACTTTATGTTTATATCGATTGTATAATGGTGATTCTTATCTATGTTTTCATGGAATTCGGTATGTATTTTTTTATACCCGGAGATAAGTAGAGTTTCTTTTATTCGTTAAAGATGATTTGTAGTCAAATGTGTAAATAAATTGATATTAATTTTCCAATATATAAAAAAGAATTCTTGGCCAATTGTTTATGTAGCTGCATTTAGAGAGTCTTCCTGGTATGGTTGCTGGGGTGTGGTCTGGTGACAGTAATCTGCAGCTGGAGGCAACTACTCACTTCCGAAAATTACTTTCAATAGGTATTAAAAGACGTGTGTGTTCTTATTGATTATTTCTATTTAAGTAAATTATGCAAGACAACCTTGAGTATTTAAAAAGTGTGTTTGATTTACAGAGCGGAGCCCTCCAATTGAGGAAGTTATTCAATCTGGAGTTGTGCCTCGTTTTGTGGAGTTTCTCATGAGGGAAGACTACCCACAGCTGCAGGTTTGTGATTCGAAATGTAATATCGTGTTTCTGTAGTGTACTAAAATGTATTTTAGTTTCTTTCTATCACGTAATTGGACAAGATGTTTACCATTTATAGTTCGAGGCTGCGTGGGCTCTCACAAATATTGCTTCTGGAACCTCTGATAATACAAAAGTGGTGATTGACCACGGGGCTATTCCAATATTTGTGAAGCTTCTTGGTTCTCCAAGTGATGATGTCAGGGAGCAGGTACCTTCTAAAGCTCGTAACTTATCAGTAAATATCCATTAGTATTATGGCCTGGTAAGtgtcttatttatttttattttaatttgtagGCTGTTTGGGCGCTGGGAAATGTGGCCGGTGACTCTCCTCGATGTCGCGATCTTGTCCTTTCTAATGGTGCTTTGCAGCCTTTACTAGCTCAGTTGAATGAGCATGCAAAACTTTCAATGCTAAGAAATGCCACCTGGACTTTATCAAATTTCTGTCGTGGCAAGCCACAACCTCCTTTTGAGCAGGTTGTTTATAGGTCTTTCTTATATGTGTTTGGTTGATCATATTCTTGTTTGTTTGTGAATTATTAAATAGTTTTTCTGGGACTATCTTGCAGACGAGGCCAGCACTTCCTGCTCTCCAGCGCCTTGTTCATTCTAATGACGAGGAGGTGCTGACAGATGCATGCTGGGCACTATCATATCTTTCTGATGGTACTAATGATAAAATTCAAGCCGTTATCGATGCAAATGTCTGCCAACGTCTTGTAGAGCTCCTTCTGTAAGTGTCAATTATTAAATCTTAATTCAGTACTCTTGTTTATGTAACATTTGGGTTTGATATTATTGTGTTGTATGTTGTTCCAGTCATCCTTCACCATCAGTTCTTATTCCTGCACTTCGAACAGTCGGGAACATTGTGACAGGGGATGATGTCCAGACTCAGGTATGCTTTGAACGAGGATTCACTTGTAAGAAAAATAAATCTGTTTGTAATATGCAAAGATTTTGAAAAACTGGATTTTTCTTTAGAATACGACCTGCTTGTATATAACAATTATATTCAGAGGTTAACCGTAGTTTTTATAACAATTTATGTGTTTTTTCCTAACATTTTTGCTGTTTACTATTCAGTTTGTAGGAGGCAGTTTAAATTAGTATAACTTGTATTACTATTCAGTCCGGTTTGATGGCATTGTTCCGACTTTTGAGGTTGATTTTTCTTGTTAGTGTGATTGCGCAAATAAAGCATATATTAAGATAGAACATAAGAACAATTACTGCAAGTTTTTGACTTGAACGTGCAACAACCGAACAGATGTTAAATCTAAAGAAAGCCGAATTGTAGATAGTAGAGGGGACAGTGCTTGCTGTAAGTATCGGTCGTACTGGCTGAGTTTGAGCATCAGTATACATTAAGCAATTATTGGAGAAGGGCAGACACATACAAAAGTGTATCTGACTATCAGTATCAATTATCTCAAGGTTCCTCTCTTGCCGTTGTAGAAGGCAGTAAGGCATGCTTTATGCTTTATTTAATCACTTGTGTGGGCATTTTGCATGTTTCTCATAATTCATAACTTTTGTACCCCAGCGAAGGGAATTTGTCTTGAATGTCCATTAGTTAGATTATTCTAGAACATTCTTAATTAGATAATATTACTTTTAATTACAAagaaatttaaatatatatttaataatgaaacaaaattatataaatattttgcaactaatttaattattttaagcTCTGCATCACTTTTGATGTTAGTGTATGCTGGCACCCAATGTGGTTTGGCCTCCTTTTTGGTTGTGTTTTTTAAAAAGTAAATAATATTGTGGTTTTCTTGTTTCAGTGTATTATTAATCATGGTGCACTGCCTTGCCTGCTAAGCTTGTTGACCCATAACCATAAAAAGAGCATTAAGAAGGAAGCTTGCTGGACAATTTCAAACATTACTGCCGGAAACAAGGAACAGATACAGGTTTGTGTCTATATTTTTGCTGTTAGTCAAAGCACAAGGTTTTACAACATATAGTATATCCATAGAAACTAGACTGTCCTTGATTTCTTCCCTTGTTGAAATATTGTTTAGAGTTGTTATTTGCCTGTCCAATATATGTTGGATTTCTGGGCATAAAAGGGGAAACGGAAAGGTTTGAGTAATTTGATAAATACTGTATATTGTGCAGAAATTTTACTTCTCTGCATAGAGGTCTAGGCATACACACATGAGGTATTATCTGCTATGTACGGATGGCCCCAAAACTTTTTCTCTATTGAAAAAACCTAGTATGTAGGGGAAGGAGTGGTGCTTAATTCCTAGACTCCAATATTCACCCAATTCCTAGACTCCAAGTCGATGCGTCTAAAGGTAGTATCCATTAGTTGTGTAGCATGGTGTAGAAATATCAAAGATGCTTGTGCCTCAGAACCATATCATGTGAGCACCAGACATTTTTTGCTGGGTAAAAGATAATTTCTATACACATCATCAAGAAGCTCTAGTTTTCCTTCCCTTCCATTATAAGCCAAACCTGAATTATCAAAAGTTTTCCCTTGTGACAAATATCTTAAAATTTATGTGGTGGTGGAATAAATTAATGTGACCTGAGATTCTGATGCCCCATCCAATTTTGATATTAACCTTATTTTATGTGCATTCCACTTGCACCGTATTTAGATGCAAATATGCTGATAGACACCTTCATATATGGTACTGTAGGTACCTTTTTCTAGCCGTTGCTTATGTTTATGTTTACAAATCTCTATTTATGTAGTGTCCATGTGTTTGTTTTGGTTTTGCCTATACTGTTTTGGTCTTGCTTTTGGACAATGCCTGATATAACTTGACTGAAATAACAGGCTGTCATTGTTGCTGGATTATTTGGGCCTCTGGTTAATCTTCTTCAAAATGCTGAATTTGATATAAAAAAAGAGGCAGCATGGGCTATTTCAAATGCCACTTCTGGTGGTAGCCATGATCAAATTAAGTATGCTTTGCCTATACCCATCTGTTTTACCTTCTGCATTCCTTTTATCTTCGTATTACTGCTAATTAACTGCTGTTTTTATATGTTAGGTATCTGGTGAACCAGAACTGTATCAAACCTTTGTGTGATCTACTAATCTGCCCTGATCCTAGGATAGTTACTGTCTGTTTGGAAGGACTAGAGAACATCTTAAAGGTAGGAGAAGCTGAGAAGAATTTGGGAAATAGCGGAGAAGTTAACTATTATGCCCAACTAATTGATGAAGCTGAGGGGCTCGAGAAAATAGAAAATTTGCAGAGTCATGACAACAATGAAATATATGAGAAAGCTGTTAAGATTCTTGAGACATACTGGTTGGAAGAGGAAGATGACACACTGCCACCCGGTGATGGCACTCAACCTGGGTTCAACTTTGGAGGGGCTGATGGCAATGTTCCAGCAGGGGGATTTAATTTTGGTTAAGGTTGGCACACCTATTGTTTTCAGTCTTATGTTGATTAAAAAAAATCTCACCCCGTCTTTTTCTGATGGTTAATGTTGACTTCTGCAGGGGCCTACTCCAAATGTGGAGAAGGTTGTCAGTAAGCAAGGTCTAGTATGGCGTCGCGTCAGGGTCAAGACCAGTCGGGTCGGGTCAGGTCAGTTCGTGTCAAAGCACCATATTGTGTCTTGTTGCCATCTAAAACAACTGTCTGTTGTGGCTAAAGATGAGCAGAGGTCGGTCGAGGGTATAAAAAGTGGTGAAATAAATTGGGGGTTTGGTTTGGGGGGGGTGTGTGGGGGAGGGGTTTATATTGTGTCAAAAGGCATATTTGTCTTGAGTTGAATGTTTTGCAAAAAAGTCTGTTGTGGCTTGAGCAATGGTTTGGGTTAAATGGGAGTTGTTTCCTAGTTCATGGTTTGTTAAGTGTCTGGTTTCTTTGGGTGGATGGTGTATGCCTATGTTTTGTGGGATGATAAAGATATCTTGTGTTATATTTTATgctttttttaaatattaaattcgACTTCCCATTGATATGTTATTCTGCATGCTTAAATATGGAATAGATAAGgattaagtgttttattcttgaTGTTTGTCTATCAACATTTGGTTAAGAAAATTTTATTGCATGTTGGTCCAATCTCATTATTAGTAAGACGTATTAGCTGTTGACTGCTCCCTTTAAATGCAATTTAGTTGGTCTCGTTGAGGTTCTTGAACAGTTCATATAAGTAAGAGGATATGCTCAGCGAAGGTCAGTGCTTGTTTTGCCCAACTCATGGAGTCACTGTTTGTTTTGACACGTGCTTCTAAATATGTAATTTTTTGGTTATAAGTTTTTCTCCTTCTAAAGAAATGAACAAATTTTAAAGTTCGTAAAAAATAAATTGACATTTTCTTATGAAAACCAGCTTATATAGCCTTGAGTTTGTTATTATGTAGCATTGGATCACTATTTGAGTTGACAAACTTGTGGGAAAGATTTGCTCAAAGGTCTTAAAATATTACTTGTCCCTCTCAATTTTTTACATTTGAAAATGATGGTTATGACACATTTAGGACTTGTATATAATATagtttcataaattattttttttaaaaattattctgaataaaaaattcaatatttaaatttttattagtaaaaagaaaattttaaaaataagtcatgaaattatattttatatacgTCTTAAGATGTGTGGTGAACAGTGAAAATGTAAAAAAATGAGGGGAACAAAGTAAGATGTGTGCTGAACAGCGAAAATGTAAAAAAAATGAGGGGAACAAAGTTAGTAACAGGTGATGTGTGCTGAACAGtgaaaaaaaatgtaaaaagTTGAAGGGAATAAAGGTAGTAACAGGCATTGCATAACAAATGGGCTGGTTTATGAGATGAGCTTCAACACTGTTCGTATGGCTTTAGCAATTCTCACCCTCATGGCTCACACTATTCTCGAGGTAGGATAGCGGTAACAGTCAATTGGTTGGCTGATGAAAATTTGTTGTTTCTCAACAAGTGTTCTTTGTCGGGCATTATTCTCTCCATGAAGAAACCAGGTTTCTTCGGATGAGGCAGTTTCATGTTACTGCTCAACATTAGAACTACTTGGGACATAACTGGTCTGTCTATCGGATATTCTTGAACGCATAATAGTCCAATTTGTATAACTCGAAACACTTGCATCCTGTTTTTTGACTCCAGGCTAACCTCATCTTTTCTCAACTCCAAGGTCACCTCATCGACTAGCCCCGAAAGCTTGCCTTCATTGTAACACTTCCATGCCTGAAAGTTAATTATTGCCTTCATTAGTACATACACCTATAGCATACTATATCTTACGAACACATCCGCTAGTCCAGTCTACTGCTTCACACTTGTCTGGAGATTTGGGGACGAATCCTCTCAAACATTCACATCTTGGTGAACTGTTTATGTTACAAATATCATTAGCACCGCAGAATCCATAAATGTCAGAGTCACTAGCCATATCGGTGAAATATGCTATCCAGATTTGCTTTGGATGATTCCATATAAGATGCTTTGTGTCTCCATTTGGAGTAATTGTGCGCCTAACATTAGCAGAAGAGCCATTGATGAGATCAAACATATAATATATCTCCTTCTTATTGAAACCAAATTTTTCTATAAATATTCCATTTGGATCAATCTTTCCATGGTCCAGTCCGGAAATATCTTGCAGAACCTTTAAACCGAAAAAACTGTGGAAATCCATTAGGATCAATTCGGACAGTATAACTCCCCGTGGAGGGATCGTCAACACTTTTCCACGATGTGTAGTACCTATCTAGGCCGGTTACCAAATCTATTCCAGCCTTCATGCCTGGTATAAAAGTATCTCCCGGGTAATCAAAACTCTGCCAAATAAAATCTCTTGCATTACTTTTTATTTCATGATCATCATCTCTAATAACCAAATTTCCTGTTTCTAGTAGCTGTGCAACGGGATTCTTAATAGTTTTAGACACATTCGATGACCATACTATGCCATCGACTGTTTGAACTGTAATTCCCTTGCCATCGACCCTCATGACGCCCATGTTATTCTTGATAGGAGTGTCTCTGTTGGCAACCCACACAACCGTCCCGTTAGATATTTTCTTGTACCAAATACCCAGATATCGATTTGTGGAGCTACCAGGGCTAAAAAAACCAAGCTGGAATTCCCCTCTGGCCGAGGTGATTGTGTCACCATCCCTAATAGTCTGATTTGCTCTAATGGTATCTACTGCTATGGAGTTTATTATGATAGATAGTAGAGTGGAGCTCAGCAAAAGGATAGCTGTTGCATCCATTGTATACTCCTCATGCATCATTCATTCTCTTCCATTATATATAGACTGGTTGTAGCTCTAATAATGTTGACTTTATCAATAATTGGTTAGCTTCATATGTACGTTACTACAGTTTACAACAATTTCTTAGTACTCAAGTCAATGTACGACCAAGCCTCCATCTCCAGTCCCCCCCTACCATTGTCCTGGATTAAAAACTCATTCtcttccatatatatatatatatgtggacaTGGAATCAATCCCTACTTGTTTATTTGTTTATCACGAATCAAGATGATGCTTAAATACCATTATATCGCAGATTACTTACAAAAGATAAGAATGACAGTCGTCCAAAACAAACATTAATTTTCTGTAGCAAACTTACTGCCTTTGATATTTAGTGTGCCCCCTCGAATCtgaattcaaaaaaataaaatatacacCGTAAGTTTGCTAAAGCAAACACTTACCAGGGATCGGGACCAATAAGTACTGTGTTTTTATGGCGTAGTATTACTGCATGTGTAGTGAGTACCCATAAATCTAGACTTGCTTATAgccatttttattcaagaaaattAATGTCAGATGCACGCTTCTGAAAAATGTTAGTATCATACGAGTAATGCCAAGGAAACTTCGAGGAAGCttctgaaaaatattttcaaCTATCTGAGTAATTGCAAGAAATCTTCCAGAGGGgatgaaaatattaatattaagtaACAGCTGAAAAAGAATGAGTAAGCGATAGAGATAGTTTAGTATTGATAATCCTCTTCTCGTGTCAACTTAATTACTTAATCCAATGTTAATGATGCAACAGAGGACCACGTAATACACGTTAATAACATCCTATCAGTAGGCATATAATATCCAAGCCCATACTCAACAACCTATTACTCATCAATCCAAAGCGAGCAATTTCACGCACATTAGTCGCAAACTTGCCTTTATTGGGGTCTCACCTCATAAATGTACAAGTTCACAACGGAAAACATATATACCCTATGCTCTTCTTCTCATCCATGTGGAGAGCTGGCAAAGGAATGAATCGCAGGACTATTAAGAGTAGGGGTGAGCAAAGtaaaaccgaaaaaccgaaacCGATCCGAAAAACCGTACCCAAAATAACCGAAACCGAAAAAACTGAAAAAAAACcgtaaccgaaccgaaccgaaccgatatttcggttcggtttcggTATTAGCTTCCTAACCGCACCGATAAACCGAACCgataatatattattttagtaatttttaattatatatataacatattattcaaaataaccTTTATGTCTGTCTGCATATTCCAAGCACAAATACTAAGTACTAGATTACTAGTTACCCAAGCCCAACTCAGCAAAACCCTAAATCTGTTCTAACTTTACACTCCAAAGTCCAAAGTGTGTCTGCGTCAAGCCGTCAATCAGATTATCGGAAAATCGGAATACTCTTCATTCTTCAGTTTCCAGCCTCAAGACTCAAGCTCAAGGTACTCTTTTATGTAGCTACCATATTAGATTGAGATACATTCTGATTCTTAGTTTTGCAGTACAAGATTGAAAAGTTCGAAGACCCTTTTATAATTCTAAGTTGTTATCTAATGTACTGAAGTTATAAGCCATACCCTGTTTCATCTTTCTGAATTTATGTGTTCAGTTTTGGACTTGTTTAGCTGTGTGTTTTTTCAATTTTTATGCAAATTTAGTTGTCTGCTGCTCTTAGCTGATGATTTGTTTTGTTACTTTTTGATTTTAGTCGAGCAATCTCACCTGCTCTTTGTTAATGAGGCGAGCCTGTCACGGTTTAAATTGAAAGATTGACAGGATTTGCAATTAATCGAAACTAAATGCATTATGCATAACTAAAACTACACTTTATTTTTTTTGTCTTGACTATTGGCATTTATAAATTTATTAGCATAATTAAATTGAggtatataaatttatatataattagaAACCGAAAAAACTGAAACCGACGAacggttaaccgaaccgaaaaTAACCGTGTTCAACGGTTCGGTTACGGTTAATATgtaaaaaccgaaccgaaccgacaCCTACGGTTTGGTAACAGTTTTAGTGAaaaaccaaaccgaaccgaaccgtgcaCACCCCTAATTAAGAGCATGTCTGGGAACTACCAAGATTAACTTAAATGAAATCAATGCCGTTTGAAATTTTACTGGCCCATGTTGGTGATAGTGGCCCAATAGCCGAAGGCCCATAAGCAATCATGGGCCGACCTGTTGGACTAGCAAAAGAATCAACGTCCCTCCTAATTTTACGTGTAATGGGTGAATGATTAATAAATGAGGTTTGGATAAATACACACACGATCATCCACACAGATAGATACACAATGATACATACAATTTTGGTACGATCACATCACTTGTACGTTCCATCTTACTTATGAAAGACCGATTACTGAgtctcacaccggaggtgaatcgggggacAAACCCTCGCATTTTTCTCCTTATAGGTCCGACCGAAGAAGAACGCTTTACATGGCCGAAGGGCATTCTACCATCATCAAAAATTTGATCGTAAGATTTGACGCCGTCTGTGGAAATGTACAAGAAAGATTAAACCAAAATTGAAACAATCAACATCTCCCCTAAAGGATGATCGGAGGTTGGAAAATTTGTTGGCTGTAAATTATGATGGCAGATAGGAGCTTCCAtcacaaatatttttaatattgtttaagtgtgtaattattaaataattacataaacaaaatagGTGTATGGGTTTAGTCAGCTGGATATTAAATTGTTATTACTTTTATGTaattattggtgttcgaggatgatttgggtaattagttgtgaagctgtgttgttttgtttttgtatttaaaggtgattctATTCAAGAATTATTTCCATAAATACCTGGATTATCCCTGAAATCattttttatggcttcataattttattaattatttttttagagtttttaaaatttagaaatcaatatttcataaattatttagccatatatgattttctgatggtaattatttgttaaatccgtatttaaattccaaaattctttaaaaattatggaattcatattttattaagtttggaatatttcaagaactataaaattattttgggaatttttgagattTATTTCAACCGTGAGTCGAtccgtttaattgataaaagcgggaataagtttcatttcaaaatttttttaaaaatctttaaaaattttgtttagttaattattaattattgtgctaattttaaaatttttcgGTAAAATATTAGAATTATTTTACTCGTAATTTCTCGTTTAAATATACATGTTTAGTGTTTTTGCGGGTATTTCAGAGTAAGTGTTGC from Apium graveolens cultivar Ventura chromosome 5, ASM990537v1, whole genome shotgun sequence includes the following:
- the LOC141659127 gene encoding importin subunit alpha-2-like, with product MSLRPNARTEVRRNRYKVAVDADEGRRRREDNMIEIRKNKREESLLKKRREGLQANQFPQAPIAEKKLHLESLPGMVAGVWSGDSNLQLEATTHFRKLLSIERSPPIEEVIQSGVVPRFVEFLMREDYPQLQFEAAWALTNIASGTSDNTKVVIDHGAIPIFVKLLGSPSDDVREQAVWALGNVAGDSPRCRDLVLSNGALQPLLAQLNEHAKLSMLRNATWTLSNFCRGKPQPPFEQTRPALPALQRLVHSNDEEVLTDACWALSYLSDGTNDKIQAVIDANVCQRLVELLLHPSPSVLIPALRTVGNIVTGDDVQTQCIINHGALPCLLSLLTHNHKKSIKKEACWTISNITAGNKEQIQAVIVAGLFGPLVNLLQNAEFDIKKEAAWAISNATSGGSHDQIKYLVNQNCIKPLCDLLICPDPRIVTVCLEGLENILKVGEAEKNLGNSGEVNYYAQLIDEAEGLEKIENLQSHDNNEIYEKAVKILETYWLEEEDDTLPPGDGTQPGFNFGGADGNVPAGGFNFG
- the LOC141661030 gene encoding G-type lectin S-receptor-like serine/threonine-protein kinase At4g27290, whose product is MDATAILLLSSTLLSIIINSIAVDTIRANQTIRDGDTITSARGEFQLGFFSPGSSTNRYLGIWYKKISNGTVVWVANRDTPIKNNMGVMRVDGKGITVQTVDGIVWSSNVSKTIKNPVAQLLETGNLVIRDDDHEIKSNARDFIWQSFDYPGDTFIPGMKAGIDLVTGLDSFFGLKVLQDISGLDHGKIDPNGIFIEKFGFNKKEIYYMFDLINGSSANVRRTITPNGDTKHLIWNHPKQIWIAYFTDMASDSDIYGFCGANDICNINSSPRCECLRGFVPKSPDKCEAVDWTSGCAWKCYNEGKLSGLVDEVTLELRKDEVSLESKNRMQVFRVIQIGLLCVQEYPIDRPVMSQVVLMLSSNMKLPHPKKPGFFMERIMPDKEHLLRNNKFSSANQLTVTAILPRE